One Methanocaldococcus villosus KIN24-T80 genomic window carries:
- the pfdA gene encoding prefoldin subunit alpha yields the protein MKNLEQKAMAYEMYSQQLQAIQNEIASIRALKNEINKTIETIENIKLDEETLIPVGPGVFLKAKIIEDKALLGIKSDLFIEKPFNETIEKLKNKLDELDKVEKEGIKRIEELSKIILELRKELEEAMKKEKEKKEQ from the coding sequence TTGAAAAATTTAGAACAGAAAGCAATGGCGTATGAAATGTACAGTCAACAATTACAGGCTATTCAAAATGAAATTGCATCTATAAGAGCTTTAAAAAATGAAATAAATAAGACAATTGAAACTATTGAAAATATAAAGTTAGATGAAGAAACTCTAATCCCTGTAGGCCCAGGTGTATTTTTAAAAGCAAAGATTATAGAGGATAAAGCTTTGTTAGGGATAAAATCAGATCTTTTTATAGAAAAACCATTTAATGAAACTATAGAAAAATTAAAAAATAAATTAGATGAACTTGACAAAGTAGAGAAAGAGGGGATAAAGAGAATAGAGGAGTTATCAAAAATCATATTAGAACTTAGGAAGGAATTAGAAGAGGCTATGAAAAAGGAGAAGGAGAAAAAAGAACAATAA
- a CDS encoding monovalent cation/H+ antiporter subunit E, with the protein MILATLGYLLVLLKAITESWIDVVKRCINGQIKPEVVEIESIINNPTGLILLSWSITATPGTLVIDLDTEKRKLKVACIYPRKRENIVPFEPYIKKMFD; encoded by the coding sequence ATGATATTGGCTACATTAGGATATTTATTAGTTTTATTAAAAGCTATAACAGAATCCTGGATTGATGTAGTTAAGAGATGTATTAATGGGCAGATAAAGCCAGAAGTTGTTGAGATAGAGTCAATAATCAATAACCCTACTGGGTTAATATTACTCTCATGGTCAATTACAGCTACTCCAGGGACATTGGTTATAGATTTAGATACAGAAAAAAGAAAATTAAAAGTAGCTTGTATCTATCCAAGAAAAAGAGAAAATATTGTTCCATTTGAGCCATATATAAAGAAGATGTTTGATTAG